In Nostoc sp. GT001, a genomic segment contains:
- a CDS encoding hemerythrin domain-containing protein yields MAKTKVKSTDILSLIEAEHRQVEKLFAEAEKVKGAKLFEQFNQIYIELILHARTEELVFYPALREYEETEQYVEEAEEEHEEVSVILEEIKALKPTQPEFKEKMSELKETLEHHVEEEESEIFNAVRECMSDRELTELGQEFQETKAKLTSNVEAALAM; encoded by the coding sequence ATGGCTAAAACTAAAGTTAAATCAACAGATATTCTTTCATTAATTGAAGCAGAACATCGCCAAGTTGAGAAACTTTTTGCAGAAGCAGAAAAAGTTAAGGGGGCAAAGTTGTTTGAGCAATTCAATCAAATCTATATAGAATTGATATTACATGCAAGAACTGAAGAGTTAGTTTTCTACCCAGCTTTGCGAGAATACGAAGAAACTGAACAATATGTTGAAGAAGCTGAAGAAGAACATGAAGAAGTTTCAGTTATTTTAGAAGAAATTAAAGCGCTTAAGCCTACTCAACCTGAGTTTAAAGAAAAAATGAGCGAATTGAAGGAAACACTTGAGCATCATGTAGAAGAAGAAGAAAGCGAAATTTTTAATGCTGTGCGCGAATGTATGAGCGATCGAGAACTAACTGAATTGGGACAGGAGTTTCAAGAAACTAAAGCTAAGTTAACATCAAATGTGGAAGCTGCATTAGCAATGTAG
- a CDS encoding Gfo/Idh/MocA family oxidoreductase, translated as MTATNGKNKIRYAVVGLGWFAQQAALPSFAQAENSELVALVSDDPTKNEELSKKYSIEHTYSYEEYEDCLASGEIDAVYIALPNHLHCDYTVRAANQAIHVLCEKPMAVTEEECEAMIKATNDNNVKLMIAYRLHLEEANLQAVEILRTKQIGEPRIFNSVFTQEVEEGNIRLRDVTGGGTLYDIGIYCINAARYLFQDEPIEVFAVAANNGEQRFSEVEEMASVILRFSNERLATFTCSFGGASVSTYQIVGTQGDLRVEPAYPWQGEIKHYLTINGETQERTFKDRDQLAAEFIYFSDCILQDKEPEPSGTEGLIDVSIIQALYQSIETGQPVQIQTRHRHQRPTSDQTIKRPPNDEKPDLIHAAAPSGES; from the coding sequence ATGACTGCTACAAATGGTAAGAACAAAATTCGTTACGCCGTTGTTGGTTTAGGTTGGTTTGCCCAACAAGCTGCCTTACCTTCCTTTGCCCAGGCTGAAAACTCAGAATTAGTGGCACTAGTTTCAGATGACCCCACTAAAAACGAAGAACTGAGTAAAAAGTATAGTATTGAGCATACTTACTCCTACGAAGAATATGAGGACTGTTTGGCAAGCGGCGAGATTGATGCAGTTTATATTGCCTTACCTAATCACTTGCATTGCGACTACACTGTACGGGCTGCCAATCAGGCAATTCATGTGTTATGTGAAAAGCCAATGGCAGTAACAGAAGAAGAGTGTGAGGCAATGATTAAAGCTACCAATGACAATAATGTGAAGCTGATGATTGCCTATCGCTTGCATTTAGAAGAAGCTAATTTACAAGCAGTTGAAATTTTACGTACAAAGCAAATTGGTGAACCACGAATTTTCAACTCAGTTTTTACCCAGGAAGTAGAAGAAGGCAATATTCGTTTACGAGATGTTACAGGTGGTGGCACGCTCTATGATATTGGCATCTACTGCATTAATGCTGCACGTTACCTATTTCAAGATGAACCAATTGAAGTATTTGCTGTAGCTGCCAATAACGGGGAACAACGCTTCAGCGAAGTGGAAGAAATGGCTAGTGTTATATTACGTTTCTCTAATGAGCGATTGGCAACATTTACCTGTAGCTTTGGAGGGGCAAGTGTTTCAACTTATCAGATTGTAGGGACTCAAGGCGATTTACGGGTAGAACCTGCATATCCTTGGCAAGGAGAAATCAAGCATTATTTAACAATTAATGGTGAAACTCAAGAGCGGACTTTTAAGGATCGCGATCAACTAGCAGCTGAATTTATCTACTTCTCTGATTGTATTCTGCAAGATAAAGAGCCAGAGCCATCTGGAACGGAAGGATTGATTGATGTTAGTATCATTCAAGCACTTTATCAGTCAATTGAAACTGGTCAACCTGTGCAGATACAAACTCGCCATCGCCATCAACGTCCCACATCAGATCAAACTATTAAGCGTCCTCCTAATGACGAGAAGCCAGATTTAATCCACGCTGCTGCACCTTCTGGCGAGTCATAA
- a CDS encoding Glu/Leu/Phe/Val dehydrogenase has protein sequence MISKSSLLSEPASPAHICPFDQACSYLEAAAKELNLNQGLLEILSHPRKVVTVSIPVKLDDGEIQVLAGHRVQHCDVLGPYKGGIRYHPAVTLREVSALAMLMTWKCALLGIPYGGGKGGIAIDPKRYSVGELERISRRYISELIKDIGPSVDIPAPDMGTSAREMAWMMDTYSVNVGHAVPGVVTGKPLSIGGSLGREMATGRGTMIIVREALADRGKSLTGVRVAIQGFGNVGCAAAELLYEAGAKIIAVSTGAGGIFSEAGLDIPKLKVYAAENRKSIVGFPQSVPISNADLLTLPCDVLIPAALENQITEENVNQVQAQIVAEAANGPVTLEANLALEARGVTVLPDILANAGGVVVSYLEWVQGLSYVFWDEERVNREMEHLMVQAYRKVIHQSEVRQISLRLAAYTLGVGRVAQALTDRGLYP, from the coding sequence ATGATTTCAAAATCCTCGTTGCTGTCAGAACCTGCTTCTCCAGCGCATATATGCCCCTTTGACCAAGCCTGTAGTTACTTAGAAGCGGCAGCTAAAGAATTAAATTTAAATCAGGGTTTGCTAGAAATTCTCAGCCACCCGCGTAAAGTTGTCACGGTTTCCATTCCCGTAAAACTAGATGATGGGGAAATACAAGTTCTCGCTGGACACAGGGTACAGCACTGTGATGTCTTAGGCCCCTACAAGGGTGGAATTCGTTACCATCCGGCTGTGACATTGCGGGAAGTATCCGCTCTAGCAATGTTGATGACCTGGAAATGTGCCTTGTTAGGTATTCCTTATGGTGGTGGGAAAGGTGGCATTGCTATAGATCCCAAACGCTACAGTGTTGGCGAATTAGAGCGAATCAGCCGCCGTTATATCAGCGAGTTAATTAAAGATATTGGGCCTTCCGTAGATATTCCTGCGCCAGATATGGGTACTTCTGCCCGTGAGATGGCTTGGATGATGGACACTTACTCTGTAAATGTTGGTCATGCTGTACCAGGAGTTGTAACTGGAAAACCCCTTTCGATTGGTGGTTCTCTGGGACGAGAAATGGCAACCGGACGTGGCACAATGATTATTGTCCGTGAGGCATTAGCAGACCGAGGTAAATCCTTAACAGGAGTGCGAGTAGCTATTCAGGGTTTCGGTAACGTCGGCTGTGCCGCAGCAGAATTACTATATGAAGCAGGCGCGAAAATCATCGCTGTTTCAACTGGTGCTGGGGGCATATTCTCTGAAGCTGGTCTTGATATTCCCAAGTTAAAAGTCTACGCGGCTGAAAATCGTAAGAGTATTGTGGGTTTCCCGCAATCTGTACCAATTAGCAATGCAGATTTATTAACTTTACCCTGCGATGTCTTAATACCAGCGGCTTTGGAGAACCAAATCACTGAAGAAAATGTGAACCAAGTGCAGGCGCAGATTGTGGCAGAAGCGGCTAACGGCCCGGTTACTCTTGAGGCTAATTTGGCGTTAGAGGCGCGCGGTGTGACAGTGCTACCGGACATCTTGGCGAATGCTGGCGGTGTAGTAGTCAGTTATTTAGAGTGGGTGCAGGGTCTTTCTTACGTATTTTGGGATGAGGAGCGCGTCAACCGCGAAATGGAACATTTGATGGTGCAAGCCTATCGCAAGGTGATTCATCAGTCGGAGGTACGGCAAATTTCTTTAAGGTTAGCAGCTTACACACTGGGGGTAGGTAGAGTAGCTCAAGCGTTGACTGACAGAGGTCTTTATCCTTAA
- a CDS encoding beta-ketoacyl-ACP synthase, with product MVKIVVTGIGLVSALGGSLEDSWRNLIAGKSGIRLHQPFPAFTPFPLGLIAQQPSELTMLTQMVVASALQDSGLVAPLADCAVVIGSSRSYQASWEMLARQMYSDAKNFPVSSFGNWLDTLPHFNAIAAARQIGASGIVLAPMTACATGIWSIAQAAMLIQTGQCQQAIAGAVEAPITPLTLAGFQQMGALAKTGAYPFDLHREGLVLGEGAAVFVLESAELAKQRQAKVYGEILGFGLTNDAYHSNSPEPEGKSAIAAIKQCLERSCLSPSDINYIHAHGTATQLNDQMESMVIQRMFPQGVAVSSTKGSTGHTLGASGAIGVAFSLMALKHQILPPCVGLQQPEFDLEIVTAARLSKIRQVLCLSFGFGGQNAAIALAR from the coding sequence TTGGTCAAAATTGTTGTTACTGGTATTGGTCTAGTTTCTGCCTTGGGTGGAAGCTTAGAGGATAGCTGGCGAAATTTAATCGCAGGTAAATCTGGAATTCGGTTACATCAACCATTTCCAGCATTTACACCATTTCCTCTAGGTTTGATTGCTCAACAACCATCTGAGTTGACAATGTTAACTCAGATGGTTGTTGCTTCTGCTTTACAAGATTCTGGGTTAGTTGCACCTTTAGCTGATTGTGCTGTAGTCATTGGATCGAGTCGCTCTTATCAAGCGTCTTGGGAAATGCTAGCGCGGCAAATGTATAGTGACGCGAAAAATTTTCCTGTGTCCTCTTTTGGAAATTGGCTAGATACATTACCTCATTTCAATGCGATCGCAGCTGCAAGACAAATCGGTGCATCTGGGATAGTTTTAGCACCAATGACAGCTTGTGCAACTGGAATTTGGTCTATTGCCCAAGCAGCTATGCTTATACAAACTGGGCAATGTCAACAAGCGATCGCAGGTGCAGTGGAAGCACCGATTACACCTTTAACTTTAGCTGGATTTCAGCAGATGGGTGCTTTGGCAAAAACTGGGGCTTATCCCTTTGATTTGCACAGAGAAGGCTTAGTCTTGGGCGAAGGCGCGGCTGTATTTGTCTTAGAATCAGCAGAGTTGGCAAAGCAGCGTCAAGCAAAAGTGTATGGTGAAATTCTCGGTTTCGGCTTAACCAACGACGCATATCATAGTAATTCACCAGAACCCGAAGGGAAAAGTGCGATCGCTGCTATCAAACAATGTCTAGAACGTAGTTGTCTATCACCAAGCGATATCAATTACATTCATGCTCATGGTACAGCTACCCAGCTAAATGACCAGATGGAGAGCATGGTAATTCAGCGTATGTTTCCCCAAGGCGTGGCGGTTAGTTCCACCAAGGGAAGCACAGGTCATACACTAGGGGCATCTGGAGCAATAGGAGTAGCTTTTTCTCTCATGGCGCTAAAGCATCAAATATTACCGCCTTGTGTAGGATTGCAGCAGCCAGAATTTGATTTAGAGATTGTTACAGCCGCGCGTCTAAGTAAAATTAGGCAAGTTTTATGTTTGAGTTTTGGCTTTGGGGGACAGAATGCCGCGATCGCCTTAGCAAGGTAA
- a CDS encoding peptidylprolyl isomerase: MRLKISQFLLSLVVISALMLGGCSTQQVASNSSSPNSTATSATSEASTKATTEATSVSQTISESIPGITDLPRLEGKATVVITVKGSPITIEVDGTNAPITAGNFVDLVQKGVYDGLAFHRVVREPQPFVVQGGDPQSKDPKVPADRLGTGSYIDPKTGNARYIPLEVKPKGSDTPIYNKPFDATAQAVVLPHKQGAVAMARSQSPDSASAQFYFTLADLAFLDGNYAVFGNVTQGFDVVNKIQQGDRIDSAKVTQGAENLKTPGQ, translated from the coding sequence ATGCGGTTAAAAATTTCACAATTTTTGCTTTCTCTTGTGGTTATTAGTGCCTTGATGTTGGGAGGATGTTCAACACAGCAAGTCGCTTCTAATAGCTCTTCTCCAAACTCGACTGCTACCTCGGCAACAAGCGAGGCAAGCACCAAGGCAACTACTGAAGCAACTTCTGTATCTCAAACTATTAGTGAGAGTATTCCTGGAATAACAGATTTACCAAGACTAGAAGGCAAGGCTACTGTGGTAATTACGGTTAAAGGTTCGCCGATTACTATCGAAGTAGACGGCACTAATGCCCCAATCACAGCTGGCAACTTCGTAGATTTAGTGCAAAAGGGTGTGTACGATGGTTTAGCTTTCCATCGAGTTGTGCGCGAACCCCAACCGTTTGTAGTTCAAGGGGGTGATCCGCAAAGCAAAGACCCAAAAGTTCCAGCAGATAGACTGGGAACAGGTAGCTATATTGACCCAAAAACGGGAAATGCTCGTTATATACCTTTAGAAGTTAAGCCCAAAGGTTCAGATACTCCGATTTACAATAAACCATTTGATGCTACTGCTCAAGCTGTCGTATTGCCCCATAAACAGGGTGCAGTAGCGATGGCGCGATCGCAATCACCAGATTCCGCTTCTGCCCAGTTTTACTTTACTTTAGCGGATCTAGCATTTTTGGATGGTAACTACGCCGTATTTGGCAATGTCACTCAAGGCTTCGATGTAGTAAACAAAATTCAGCAAGGCGATCGCATTGACTCCGCTAAAGTTACTCAAGGTGCTGAAAATCTGAAAACACCAGGACAGTAG